A DNA window from Pseudomonas resinovorans NBRC 106553 contains the following coding sequences:
- a CDS encoding thiolase family protein, whose protein sequence is MKMNAYVAGVGMVPFGKHLDKTLKGLAGQAIQLALNDAGLEKGQLQAAWMGNAAAGVVTGQEMIRGEVVLRNMGIGRIPVVNVENACASSSTAFQQAAAMVSAGYYDIVLVCGYEKLFHEDKARSLGAFSSAVDVEDPDGAVNVVKKLAEAAGEPFDAEGAGTTRSVFMDIYAMMARKHMKRYGSTARHFAMVAAKNSRHGALNSRAQFREEMTVEQVLAARSIIDPLTLPMCSPIGDGAAAVILVSERKARQLGLRNPVRVAASALVSGWDFEHADDSVGALAAGQAYEAAGIGPQDLSCVELHDASAPSELMAYEYLGLCLPGAGAELLESGATALGGRIPVNTSGGLLRKGHPVGASGCAQIVELTEQLQDRAGARQVQGARVGLAHNGGGAIGLDAAATVVTLLVREDLR, encoded by the coding sequence ATGAAAATGAATGCATATGTAGCCGGTGTGGGCATGGTGCCCTTCGGCAAGCACCTGGATAAAACCCTGAAAGGCCTCGCCGGCCAGGCGATCCAGCTGGCGCTGAACGATGCCGGCCTGGAGAAGGGCCAGCTGCAGGCGGCCTGGATGGGCAATGCCGCCGCCGGCGTGGTCACCGGCCAGGAAATGATTCGCGGCGAAGTGGTACTGCGGAACATGGGCATCGGCCGCATCCCGGTAGTGAACGTGGAGAACGCCTGCGCCTCTTCCTCCACGGCGTTCCAGCAGGCAGCGGCCATGGTCAGCGCCGGCTACTACGACATCGTGCTGGTCTGCGGTTACGAAAAACTCTTCCACGAAGACAAGGCCCGCAGCCTGGGTGCCTTCTCCAGTGCGGTGGACGTGGAAGACCCGGACGGCGCGGTGAACGTGGTGAAGAAACTTGCCGAAGCGGCGGGTGAACCCTTCGATGCCGAAGGCGCCGGCACCACCCGCTCGGTGTTCATGGACATCTACGCCATGATGGCCAGGAAGCACATGAAGCGGTACGGCTCCACGGCCCGTCATTTCGCCATGGTCGCAGCGAAGAACTCCCGCCACGGGGCCCTCAATTCCCGCGCGCAGTTCCGCGAGGAAATGACCGTGGAACAGGTGCTCGCCGCACGTTCCATCATCGATCCGCTGACCCTGCCCATGTGTTCGCCCATTGGCGACGGCGCGGCGGCGGTGATCCTGGTGAGCGAGCGCAAGGCGCGCCAGCTCGGCTTGCGCAATCCGGTGCGGGTCGCCGCGTCGGCGCTGGTATCCGGCTGGGACTTCGAACATGCCGACGACAGCGTGGGTGCCCTGGCTGCTGGCCAGGCATACGAGGCGGCCGGCATCGGCCCGCAGGACCTGTCCTGCGTCGAACTGCACGATGCGTCCGCACCGTCGGAACTGATGGCCTACGAATACCTCGGCCTGTGCCTGCCTGGTGCGGGTGCCGAGCTGCTGGAATCCGGTGCGACGGCCCTGGGCGGGCGCATTCCCGTGAACACCTCCGGCGGACTGCTGCGCAAGGGCCACCCGGTGGGGGCCAGCGGCTGCGCGCAGATCGTCGAACTGACCGAACAACTCCAGGACCGCGCCGGTGCCCGCCAGGTGCAAGGCGCCCGTGTTGGCCTGGCCCACAACGGCGGCGGTGCCATCGGCCTGGACGCGGCGGCCACGGTGGTCACCCTGCTGGTGCGGGAGGACCTGAGATGA
- a CDS encoding acyl-CoA dehydrogenase family protein, producing MSGFAKRVELEPTGLDADLNELEAAMQASVRRFATRVMRPVGQQLDHMTPGQVIAADSPLWQVFEEFAKLGLNLADLLALPPADRARLICLVFEELGYGDGGLAVVIGASMVPSIVLHQMDRADLLERYADKPIGCWGITEPDHGSDMLDSSGHSRHPGVGHGRLNCHASIVGDRIVINGQKSAWVSNGPIAQLCILFCGFDDGSGQDKRCVVLVPLDAEGVTRGLPLDKMGQRALPQGELYFDNVSLTLDHLVAGPENYVQAEQGVLTEANGLMGVMWTGAARAAYEHAYEYAHQRKQGGVPIIQHQNVRHRLFHMFARIEAARALARRAIYFNEMAPAPALQGSIASKITATQTAFDVASQAIQMFGGNGVTREYPVEKLLRDARASMIEDGCNEMLAIKGGTLISRI from the coding sequence ATGTCCGGCTTCGCCAAGCGCGTCGAACTAGAGCCCACGGGGCTCGATGCCGATCTCAACGAACTGGAAGCGGCCATGCAGGCCAGCGTCCGTCGTTTCGCCACCAGGGTCATGCGTCCCGTTGGCCAGCAACTCGACCACATGACACCAGGCCAGGTGATCGCCGCCGACTCGCCGCTGTGGCAGGTGTTCGAGGAGTTCGCCAAGCTCGGCCTGAACCTGGCCGACCTGCTGGCGTTGCCGCCCGCCGACCGCGCCCGCCTGATCTGCCTGGTGTTCGAGGAGCTGGGTTATGGCGATGGCGGCCTTGCCGTGGTGATCGGTGCGTCCATGGTGCCCAGCATCGTCCTGCACCAGATGGATCGCGCCGACCTGCTGGAACGTTACGCCGACAAGCCCATCGGTTGCTGGGGCATCACCGAGCCGGACCATGGCTCCGACATGCTCGATAGCAGCGGCCATAGCCGCCATCCGGGCGTTGGCCACGGCAGGCTGAACTGCCATGCCAGCATCGTGGGGGATCGCATCGTCATCAACGGGCAGAAATCCGCCTGGGTCTCCAACGGCCCCATCGCGCAGCTCTGCATCCTGTTCTGCGGCTTCGATGACGGCAGCGGCCAGGACAAGCGTTGCGTGGTGCTGGTGCCGCTGGACGCCGAGGGCGTCACCCGTGGCCTGCCGTTGGACAAGATGGGCCAGCGCGCGCTGCCCCAGGGCGAGCTGTACTTCGACAACGTCAGCCTGACGCTGGACCACCTGGTGGCCGGCCCCGAGAACTACGTCCAGGCGGAGCAGGGCGTTCTCACCGAGGCCAACGGCCTGATGGGGGTGATGTGGACCGGCGCCGCCCGGGCCGCCTACGAACACGCCTATGAGTACGCGCACCAGCGCAAGCAGGGTGGCGTGCCGATCATCCAGCACCAGAACGTGCGCCATCGCCTGTTCCATATGTTTGCGCGCATCGAAGCGGCCCGCGCCCTGGCCCGTCGCGCCATCTATTTCAATGAAATGGCCCCGGCCCCGGCCCTGCAGGGCTCCATCGCCTCGAAGATCACCGCCACCCAGACCGCCTTCGACGTGGCCTCCCAGGCCATCCAGATGTTCGGCGGCAACGGCGTCACCCGCGAATACCCGGTGGAGAAGCTGCTCCGCGATGCCCGCGCCTCGATGATCGAGGACGGCTGCAACGAAATGCTCGCCATCAAGGGCGGCACCCTGATTTCGCGGATCTGA
- a CDS encoding LuxR C-terminal-related transcriptional regulator gives MPPRRGRGTLPRPRLEQLIERIAECSLTVLKAPPGFGKSTLASTWAEAALARGARVAWLTLDEADASPERLLLYAAAAIQRGFDGGEEASLLNDLALIPAQHLATLLLNDLDRRQEHCYLFLDDYHCVPAETLIAAFDSLIRFAPDNLHLVFCGRSDLPSSLFAHTYSDALLEVDAGELRFDLDETRDLILRAGLEGIEPAELLDLHHATEGWIAALRASLLNLRQRPAGSPRLAKSITGLLDELLNRLPGELARQLPSLAAVDKFNAPLAEHLAGCTDGQGLIAELERLQLFITGLDQSAEWFSLHPLFREHLRRRLQPDELDRLRRMAAGWFALQRNWMDAVRSALAAGDTDSAREWIAHCAMGMVERGDFMILLDWQRQLQDRLLQCPLELKLALAWAAALAMSGESARQLITEARTELAQLGRDGEQDPLHWECQAIESMVLAIEDHGEAGGRMATNCLPHLIDRPWIYNTLLNVICYSHLCASRWEAFYAMQPNLKGPLEHGRYLFNQVYRLCLMGLGEMLQGRFSQATAIFEEGLRLAGEQGLGHPVLKALPSGFLAAVRYQQGKLDDAAKLSFENIEIVKLGGFLDCVAGLLVTSNRLSSRNAGPHSVRHFLEEGERLAQSRRWPRLHAHLLLERIRASLLEHKAAEALACAQQLDNLLEVQLRTSPEEADPFRLLACQGALWCEAAGLPRHADLEQAELLRGQAQRDNRRLVEIHLATGLALVQWRRNLHGDAVARLLDATQLVESSGARQLLTDLPAYQTLADIAAHALQTPGLNQQQQARLQRLLPDGDSRTQQPTLGQPAIALTSKERHVLELVAQGKSNKEMAKLLGIAPETIKSHMKNIFSKLQVDSRAQAAVAAKAAGLI, from the coding sequence ATGCCACCCCGCCGGGGGCGCGGCACCCTCCCCCGCCCCCGCCTGGAACAGCTGATCGAACGCATCGCCGAATGCAGCCTCACCGTCCTCAAGGCGCCTCCCGGTTTTGGCAAGAGCACACTGGCCAGCACCTGGGCCGAGGCTGCACTGGCCCGAGGCGCGCGGGTCGCCTGGCTGACGCTGGACGAAGCCGACGCCTCCCCGGAACGCCTGCTGCTCTACGCCGCGGCGGCCATCCAGCGTGGTTTCGATGGTGGCGAGGAAGCCAGCCTGCTCAATGACCTTGCGCTGATCCCTGCACAGCACCTGGCCACCCTGTTGCTCAACGACCTGGATCGGCGCCAGGAGCATTGCTACCTGTTTCTCGACGACTATCACTGCGTCCCTGCCGAGACCCTGATCGCCGCCTTCGACAGCCTGATCCGCTTTGCGCCGGACAACCTGCACCTGGTGTTCTGCGGCCGCAGCGACCTGCCCTCCAGCCTGTTCGCCCACACTTACAGCGACGCGCTGTTGGAGGTGGACGCCGGTGAACTGCGCTTCGACCTCGACGAAACCCGCGACCTCATCCTGCGCGCCGGCCTGGAAGGTATCGAACCCGCCGAACTGCTGGACCTGCACCATGCCACCGAAGGCTGGATCGCCGCCCTGCGCGCCAGCTTGCTGAACCTGCGCCAACGGCCGGCGGGCAGCCCGCGCCTGGCGAAAAGCATCACCGGCCTGCTGGACGAACTGCTCAATCGGCTGCCCGGCGAGTTGGCCAGGCAGTTGCCCAGCCTCGCGGCCGTGGACAAGTTCAACGCGCCCCTGGCCGAACACCTCGCCGGTTGCACCGATGGCCAGGGCCTGATCGCCGAACTGGAACGCCTGCAGTTGTTCATCACCGGCCTGGACCAGAGCGCCGAATGGTTCAGCCTGCACCCGCTGTTCCGCGAACACCTGCGCCGCCGCCTGCAACCGGACGAGCTGGACCGTTTGCGGCGGATGGCTGCGGGCTGGTTCGCCCTGCAGCGCAACTGGATGGATGCCGTGCGCAGCGCCCTGGCGGCCGGCGACACCGACAGCGCCCGGGAATGGATCGCCCACTGCGCCATGGGCATGGTGGAACGCGGCGACTTCATGATCCTGCTGGACTGGCAGCGCCAGTTGCAGGACCGCCTGTTGCAGTGCCCGTTGGAACTCAAGCTGGCCCTGGCCTGGGCCGCCGCACTGGCCATGAGTGGCGAGAGCGCGCGACAGCTGATCACCGAAGCCAGGACCGAGCTGGCGCAGCTGGGCCGCGACGGCGAGCAGGACCCGCTCCACTGGGAGTGCCAGGCGATTGAATCCATGGTCCTGGCGATCGAAGACCACGGTGAAGCGGGTGGGCGCATGGCGACCAACTGCCTGCCTCACCTGATCGACCGTCCGTGGATCTACAACACCCTGCTCAACGTCATCTGCTACAGCCACCTGTGCGCCAGCCGCTGGGAAGCCTTCTACGCCATGCAGCCCAACCTCAAGGGTCCGCTGGAGCATGGTCGCTACCTGTTCAACCAGGTGTATCGGCTGTGCCTGATGGGGCTGGGCGAAATGCTCCAGGGGCGGTTCTCCCAGGCCACGGCCATCTTCGAGGAAGGCCTGCGCCTGGCCGGCGAGCAAGGCCTGGGGCATCCGGTACTGAAAGCGCTTCCGTCCGGGTTCCTCGCAGCCGTGCGTTACCAGCAGGGCAAGCTGGATGACGCGGCGAAGCTCAGTTTCGAGAATATCGAGATCGTGAAACTGGGAGGCTTCCTCGATTGCGTGGCCGGTCTCCTGGTCACCAGCAATCGCCTGAGCAGTCGCAACGCGGGGCCACACAGCGTTCGGCACTTCCTCGAAGAGGGCGAGCGCTTGGCGCAATCGCGCCGCTGGCCGCGCCTGCACGCCCACCTGCTGCTGGAGCGCATACGCGCCAGCCTGCTGGAACACAAGGCCGCCGAGGCGCTGGCCTGCGCCCAGCAACTGGACAACCTGCTGGAAGTCCAACTGCGCACCTCGCCCGAAGAAGCCGACCCATTCCGCCTGCTGGCTTGCCAGGGCGCGCTCTGGTGCGAGGCGGCCGGGTTACCTCGCCATGCCGACCTGGAGCAGGCCGAGCTGCTGCGCGGACAGGCCCAGCGGGACAACCGCCGGCTGGTGGAGATTCACCTGGCCACCGGGCTTGCGCTGGTCCAGTGGCGACGCAACCTGCACGGCGATGCGGTCGCCCGTCTGCTGGACGCCACCCAACTGGTGGAAAGCAGCGGCGCGCGGCAGCTGCTGACCGACCTGCCGGCTTACCAGACCCTGGCGGACATCGCCGCCCATGCCCTGCAAACCCCCGGCCTGAACCAGCAACAGCAGGCGCGGCTACAGCGTCTCCTGCCCGATGGCGACAGCCGCACCCAGCAACCGACTCTCGGCCAACCCGCCATCGCCCTGACCAGCAAGGAGCGTCACGTCCTTGAACTGGTTGCCCAGGGCAAGTCGAACAAGGAAATGGCCAAGTTGCTGGGCATCGCCCCGGAAACCATCAAGAGCCACATGAAGAACATCTTCAGCAAACTTCAGGTCGACAGCCGTGCCCAGGCGGCCGTCGCAGCCAAGGCCGCGGGATTGATCTGA
- a CDS encoding cytochrome c oxidase assembly protein, with product MPNFIIAYCGPAATPDDFWTRWNFDPLLLAVLAALALLVARGDSSNPRAGWAAIALMLVVFVSPLCALSSALFSARVLHHVLLISAVAPLLAQAFPWRRVDPFPLPLLVAAHALILWTWHTPGAYTWGLASVPAYWLMQVTLLGSAWLMWCSILAPLRQVGPALIALAVTIGQMGLLGAIIVFARSPLYEVHIDSTVAWGLDPFTDQQLAGLLMWVPAMLPYLAVGLWTAWSSLRAREPFL from the coding sequence ATGCCGAATTTCATCATCGCGTATTGCGGCCCCGCCGCGACTCCCGACGACTTCTGGACACGCTGGAACTTCGATCCGCTTTTGCTAGCGGTACTGGCTGCACTGGCCCTGTTGGTTGCCCGTGGTGATTCTTCCAATCCCCGCGCCGGCTGGGCCGCGATCGCGCTGATGTTGGTGGTTTTCGTCTCGCCGCTCTGCGCACTGTCATCGGCCCTGTTCTCGGCCCGGGTCCTGCACCATGTCCTGCTGATCAGCGCGGTGGCGCCCCTGTTGGCGCAAGCGTTCCCGTGGCGACGCGTCGATCCGTTCCCGCTTCCGCTGCTGGTCGCGGCCCACGCGCTCATCCTCTGGACCTGGCATACGCCCGGCGCCTATACCTGGGGCCTGGCCAGCGTGCCGGCCTACTGGCTGATGCAAGTCACGCTGCTGGGCAGCGCCTGGCTCATGTGGTGCAGCATCCTTGCGCCGTTGAGGCAGGTGGGACCGGCGCTGATCGCGCTCGCCGTCACCATCGGGCAGATGGGCCTGCTCGGCGCGATCATCGTGTTCGCCCGCAGCCCGCTCTATGAAGTGCATATCGACAGCACCGTCGCCTGGGGGCTCGACCCCTTCACCGACCAGCAACTGGCCGGGCTGCTGATGTGGGTGCCCGCGATGCTGCCCTACCTCGCCGTGGGCCTCTGGACCGCATGGTCCAGCCTGCGGGCCCGCGAGCCCTTCCTGTGA
- a CDS encoding CopD family protein, producing the protein MTIFLKFLHLAAIAIWSAGLLALPFLFWQRRALEAGRDLDRLHRITRLVYVELVSPSAVIAIGSGTALIFLQATFEEWFSLKMLLVALMAMLHVVAGLILARLFSPKGRFGGLSYAALSTAYVVLIAATLWVVLAKPQIDSNEFAPHLFEPGGLARWLDQSRDETRMPTP; encoded by the coding sequence GTGACGATCTTCCTGAAGTTCCTGCATCTGGCCGCGATCGCGATCTGGTCGGCCGGCCTGCTCGCCCTGCCCTTTCTGTTCTGGCAAAGACGCGCATTGGAAGCCGGGCGGGATCTGGACCGACTGCACCGCATCACCCGGCTGGTCTATGTGGAGCTCGTGTCGCCCTCGGCCGTCATCGCCATCGGCAGCGGAACGGCGCTGATCTTCCTGCAGGCCACGTTCGAGGAGTGGTTTTCGCTGAAGATGCTGCTGGTCGCGCTCATGGCCATGTTGCATGTCGTCGCCGGCCTGATCCTGGCCCGCCTGTTTTCCCCCAAGGGCCGCTTCGGCGGACTCTCCTACGCCGCCTTGTCGACTGCCTATGTGGTGCTCATCGCCGCGACCCTGTGGGTGGTGCTGGCCAAGCCTCAGATCGACTCGAACGAATTCGCCCCACACCTGTTCGAACCCGGCGGCCTCGCGCGCTGGCTGGATCAGTCCCGGGATGAAACAAGAATGCCGACGCCATGA
- a CDS encoding DUF2231 domain-containing protein yields the protein MAKQGTGKAPQCEVALELRQLDVGSAVALVGHPIHVMMVHFPIAFVFATLGIDLVYWWDGDPFWARVGLWSAGTAFWTGVAASVVGIAELLLVRGIRMHEASWSHAVAAMTLVAIAGANWGLRVLDPASILSHGLALSVLGSVMVGFAGWHGGKLVFDHGVGILVSSRD from the coding sequence ATGGCAAAGCAAGGTACCGGTAAGGCCCCGCAGTGCGAAGTCGCGCTGGAACTTCGCCAGCTCGATGTCGGCTCCGCGGTCGCCCTGGTCGGGCATCCCATCCACGTGATGATGGTGCATTTTCCCATTGCCTTTGTGTTCGCGACCTTGGGCATCGATCTCGTCTACTGGTGGGACGGTGACCCCTTCTGGGCGAGGGTAGGGCTCTGGTCGGCCGGAACGGCCTTCTGGACCGGCGTGGCCGCGAGCGTCGTGGGCATCGCCGAGTTGTTGCTGGTGCGCGGCATCCGCATGCACGAGGCCAGTTGGTCCCATGCCGTGGCGGCGATGACGCTGGTCGCTATCGCGGGCGCCAACTGGGGGCTGCGTGTGCTCGATCCTGCCTCGATCCTGTCCCACGGCCTTGCGCTCTCCGTGCTCGGGTCGGTGATGGTCGGATTCGCCGGTTGGCATGGCGGCAAGCTCGTGTTCGATCATGGCGTCGGCATTCTTGTTTCATCCCGGGACTGA